A region from the Ichthyobacterium seriolicida genome encodes:
- a CDS encoding 3-hydroxyacyl-CoA dehydrogenase/enoyl-CoA hydratase family protein, translating to MSLYNKDINKVAVIGSGVMGGQIAAHFANSGIKTVLLDIQSKGGKNKLVEDSVKKMLKAKPAPFAHPSFKDRLILGNLEDDLNLLCDCDLVIEAVVENLEIKQNLYKNVQKFLSKDAILASNTSSISIEKLTAALDDDIKKRFCNIHFFNPPRYMYLVELIKGKDTREDVLEKLEGFITQRLGKGVVYAKDTTGFIGNRIGIMALALVDHYRRKYNFSIELVDELTGSLIGRPKTATYRLADLVGIDIFSNVLNIFKSNLSGDPWSEIFESPKWMNQLIENKSLGNKTGQGIYKKKGKDIFVYDEDKDEYRPKIKEKLVSKDIKKILGRGFSERIEQIRNSDSKELQFVWDILRDLYHYCACRLGEISFCARDIDFTLRWGFGWKEGPFESWQKGDFAKVVKMIDEDIKQGKSFTDEPLPQWVFEIDEVHNERGSYSVDKKDYLSRSSHLVYKRQTLPLVFGEKRKTKTVVLDTESLCAFDTGDGVIAVSFKTKMNTLSYQLIQDLFELLELVEEKYKALIFWQENPPFCAGANIFEILMATKLGMIYKKAGFLAKTKKLAMETFMKNMPKIDDNLPPIIEVIDQLQRLFMKIRYSSFPTISATQGLVLGGGCELMLHCNSSVVALESYIGLVEVGVGLLPAGGGTKEMILRASQQAVNEKDLFDRSAKFFEQIAMGKVATSAYEAREMGYVRPSDKIVMNANELLHVARAEAMALYESDFHVPDAGRIKTINKSGRATIMSQVVNMKEGEFISQHDYLIADYISRIFSADDVQGSFITEKYLLSLENKYFCKLLETGKSQDRIENMLRFGKPLRN from the coding sequence ATGAGTTTATACAATAAAGACATAAATAAGGTTGCGGTAATTGGTTCTGGTGTCATGGGAGGACAGATTGCAGCTCATTTCGCTAATTCAGGTATTAAAACGGTGCTTTTGGATATTCAATCTAAAGGAGGAAAGAATAAATTAGTGGAGGACTCTGTAAAAAAAATGTTAAAAGCTAAGCCCGCTCCTTTTGCTCATCCATCTTTTAAAGACCGATTGATATTAGGAAATTTAGAAGATGATTTGAATCTGTTATGCGATTGCGACTTGGTAATTGAAGCTGTGGTAGAAAACTTAGAGATAAAACAAAATCTGTATAAAAACGTACAGAAATTTTTATCTAAAGATGCTATTTTAGCCAGTAATACCTCTAGTATTAGCATTGAAAAGTTAACTGCTGCATTAGATGATGATATAAAAAAGAGATTCTGTAATATTCATTTTTTCAATCCACCTAGATATATGTATTTAGTCGAGTTGATAAAGGGAAAGGATACAAGAGAAGATGTTTTAGAAAAGTTAGAAGGGTTTATAACTCAAAGACTAGGTAAAGGGGTAGTATATGCCAAAGACACCACTGGTTTTATAGGTAATAGAATAGGTATAATGGCTCTAGCTCTGGTGGATCATTACCGAAGAAAATACAATTTCAGTATAGAGTTGGTCGATGAGCTTACAGGGTCTTTAATAGGTAGACCCAAAACAGCCACATATAGACTAGCTGATTTGGTTGGAATAGATATTTTTTCTAATGTTTTAAACATCTTTAAAAGTAATTTGAGTGGAGATCCTTGGTCCGAAATTTTTGAAAGCCCTAAGTGGATGAATCAGCTAATAGAGAATAAATCTCTAGGAAATAAAACTGGTCAAGGCATTTATAAGAAAAAAGGCAAAGATATTTTCGTATACGATGAAGATAAAGATGAGTATAGGCCTAAAATAAAAGAGAAATTAGTAAGTAAGGATATCAAAAAGATTTTAGGCAGAGGTTTTTCCGAGCGTATAGAACAAATCAGAAATAGTGATTCTAAGGAATTACAGTTCGTATGGGATATACTGAGGGACCTTTATCACTACTGCGCTTGTAGATTAGGGGAGATATCTTTTTGTGCCAGAGATATAGACTTCACCTTGAGATGGGGATTTGGATGGAAAGAAGGTCCATTTGAAAGCTGGCAAAAAGGCGATTTTGCCAAAGTAGTAAAGATGATAGACGAAGATATTAAACAAGGGAAATCTTTTACTGATGAGCCATTGCCGCAGTGGGTGTTCGAGATAGATGAGGTTCACAATGAAAGAGGTAGTTATAGTGTAGATAAAAAGGATTATTTGAGCAGGTCTTCTCATCTAGTTTACAAGCGTCAGACTTTACCTTTAGTCTTTGGAGAGAAAAGAAAAACTAAAACGGTAGTTTTAGACACTGAAAGCCTATGTGCATTCGATACAGGAGATGGGGTAATAGCCGTTAGTTTCAAAACAAAGATGAATACTTTGAGTTATCAGCTAATACAAGATTTATTCGAGTTGTTAGAGTTGGTGGAAGAGAAATATAAGGCTTTAATTTTTTGGCAAGAAAATCCTCCATTTTGTGCAGGGGCAAATATTTTCGAGATATTAATGGCTACAAAGCTGGGTATGATTTATAAAAAAGCAGGATTCTTGGCTAAGACTAAAAAGCTAGCTATGGAGACTTTTATGAAGAATATGCCTAAGATAGATGATAATCTGCCTCCTATAATAGAGGTAATAGATCAGTTACAGAGGCTTTTTATGAAAATAAGATATAGCTCATTTCCTACTATTTCGGCTACTCAAGGTTTAGTCTTAGGAGGTGGTTGTGAGTTGATGCTACATTGTAATTCATCTGTTGTAGCCCTTGAGAGTTATATAGGTTTAGTAGAGGTAGGAGTGGGGTTATTGCCTGCTGGAGGAGGAACTAAAGAAATGATATTAAGAGCTAGTCAACAAGCCGTGAATGAAAAAGATCTGTTTGATAGATCAGCAAAATTTTTCGAACAAATAGCAATGGGTAAAGTAGCTACTAGTGCCTACGAAGCTAGAGAAATGGGATATGTAAGACCTAGTGATAAAATAGTTATGAATGCCAATGAATTGCTCCATGTAGCTAGGGCAGAGGCTATGGCACTGTATGAATCTGACTTTCACGTTCCAGATGCGGGAAGGATAAAAACCATAAATAAAAGTGGAAGAGCTACTATAATGTCACAGGTGGTAAATATGAAAGAAGGGGAGTTTATATCCCAACACGATTATTTAATAGCTGATTACATATCTAGGATTTTTTCAGCAGATGATGTACAAGGCAGCTTTATAACAGAAAAATATCTGTTATCACTAGAAAATAAATACTTTTGCAAGCTGTTGGAAACTGGTAAAAGCCAGGATCGTATAGAGAATATGTTGAGGTTTGGTAAGCCTTTGAGGAATTAA
- the yidD gene encoding membrane protein insertion efficiency factor YidD, with protein sequence MRKLILSSIVFIIRLYQIFISPFKMQCCKFVPSCSKYSICAFQSHGLFKGLYLSLNRIIRCNPLNKKNGYDPVPIKKTIS encoded by the coding sequence ATGAGAAAGTTAATATTATCGTCAATAGTCTTTATTATTAGACTCTATCAGATATTTATTTCTCCTTTTAAAATGCAGTGTTGCAAATTTGTGCCTAGTTGTTCTAAATATTCAATCTGTGCCTTTCAAAGCCACGGGTTGTTTAAAGGATTATATCTATCTCTAAATAGAATTATACGTTGCAATCCGTTGAATAAGAAAAATGGATATGACCCTGTGCCTATCAAAAAAACAATATCATAA
- the lgt gene encoding prolipoprotein diacylglyceryl transferase has protein sequence MNLLFIDWDPPIGIPIGDFQIRFYSLMFGLAFWSGYMKMRSSFKYENVSTDRGADTLLMYMVISTLVGARLGHVIFYGWDYYKDHLLEIFLPFEFSPFRFTGFQGLASHGATVGILLALYIYSKRISKRPFLWIIDRMTIAASIGGMFVRIGNLMNSEIIGKTTDVPWAFVFKRIGEEPRHPTQLYEAAAYFIIFLILNHLYYKRDKGKSEGFLTGVFFILLFTFRFFIEFLKENQESFENDMVFNMGQYLSLPFIAVGVILILKNRKSKSIV, from the coding sequence ATGAATCTACTTTTTATAGATTGGGATCCGCCAATAGGAATTCCTATTGGCGATTTTCAAATACGTTTTTATAGCTTGATGTTCGGTTTGGCTTTTTGGTCTGGATACATGAAAATGAGAAGCAGCTTCAAATATGAAAATGTATCTACAGATAGAGGTGCAGATACTCTGTTGATGTATATGGTTATATCAACTCTTGTAGGAGCTAGGTTGGGACATGTCATATTTTACGGATGGGATTATTACAAAGACCATCTATTAGAAATATTTCTGCCATTTGAATTTTCTCCTTTTAGATTTACAGGATTTCAAGGTTTAGCTAGTCACGGGGCTACAGTAGGGATATTATTAGCTCTCTATATCTACAGTAAGCGAATTTCCAAAAGACCTTTTCTATGGATAATAGATAGGATGACTATAGCGGCATCTATTGGAGGGATGTTTGTTAGGATCGGCAATTTGATGAATTCCGAAATAATAGGTAAAACCACAGATGTACCTTGGGCATTTGTATTTAAAAGAATAGGAGAGGAGCCTAGGCATCCAACTCAACTGTATGAGGCTGCGGCTTATTTTATAATATTCTTAATACTGAATCACTTGTATTATAAAAGAGATAAAGGTAAGTCTGAAGGATTTTTAACAGGTGTTTTCTTTATTCTGTTATTTACATTTAGATTTTTCATAGAGTTTTTAAAAGAAAATCAGGAGTCATTTGAAAATGATATGGTCTTTAATATGGGGCAGTATTTGAGTTTACCTTTTATAGCGGTAGGCGTAATATTGATTTTAAAAAACAGAAAAAGCAAGTCTATAGTATGA
- a CDS encoding DUF192 domain-containing protein, whose product MSKKSILIVLCLIISVIIGTQLYKALSHEKVSKYKKAEVPFKKEGELSIFVQDREIKLDIEIANTDIERAQGLMYRSEMLENRGMLFIFEVDQVHSFWMKNTRIPLDILYINKDKEVINIVENARPKNTKNIPSSDGPCLYVLEINGGLSSKWNIKKGTKIDWIEKE is encoded by the coding sequence ATGAGCAAAAAGAGTATACTGATAGTTTTATGTCTAATTATATCAGTGATAATTGGTACACAGCTGTACAAAGCTCTTAGCCATGAGAAGGTGTCGAAATATAAAAAGGCGGAAGTCCCTTTTAAAAAGGAAGGTGAGCTGAGTATTTTCGTCCAAGACAGAGAGATAAAATTAGATATAGAAATTGCAAATACAGATATAGAGCGAGCTCAGGGACTCATGTATAGGAGTGAAATGTTAGAAAATAGAGGCATGTTATTTATCTTTGAGGTAGATCAGGTGCATTCTTTTTGGATGAAAAACACCAGAATACCCTTGGATATATTATATATAAACAAGGATAAAGAGGTTATAAACATAGTTGAGAATGCAAGGCCTAAAAACACAAAGAATATTCCATCTTCAGATGGCCCTTGTCTCTATGTATTGGAAATAAATGGAGGTTTGTCTAGTAAGTGGAACATAAAAAAGGGAACCAAAATAGATTGGATAGAGAAAGAATAA
- the thiL gene encoding thiamine-phosphate kinase: protein MFESTDKKSTPLSSLGEFGLIEHISKKVIIRNPSTVKGIGDDAAILDFEDKYTVISSDMLVEGIHFDLSYMPLKHLGYKSVIVNISDIYAMNATPTQIIVSMSLSNRFSLESVEEIFEGINLACEVYRVDLVGGDTTSSTSGLTLSITSVGKVDKADVVERSGAKPNDLIVVSGNLGAAYLGLQILEREKIIFQENPSIQPELEGYEYIIERQLKPEAKRDIFKLLKELNIKPTSMIDISDGLSSEIIHLCRQSNVGCHLFENKIPIDTAVSFTCEELNMNSTTVALNGGEDYELLFTVPMECYDKIKVCDELSIIGHITEEKEMKLLTLSDSIVDLTAQGWNALLKRENK from the coding sequence ATGTTTGAGTCTACAGATAAAAAGAGCACACCTCTTAGCAGCTTAGGAGAGTTTGGATTAATAGAGCATATAAGTAAGAAAGTAATCATAAGAAACCCTTCTACTGTAAAGGGTATAGGCGATGATGCTGCCATTTTAGACTTCGAAGATAAATACACTGTCATATCTTCCGATATGTTAGTAGAAGGCATACACTTTGATTTGTCGTATATGCCCCTAAAGCATTTAGGGTATAAGTCTGTAATAGTTAATATTTCGGATATCTATGCTATGAATGCTACTCCTACTCAGATAATAGTTTCCATGTCTTTGTCTAATAGATTTAGTCTAGAGTCAGTAGAAGAAATTTTTGAAGGAATAAATCTAGCTTGCGAAGTATACCGTGTAGATTTAGTAGGTGGAGATACCACATCTTCTACATCGGGGTTGACATTGAGCATAACTTCTGTAGGGAAGGTAGATAAAGCAGATGTAGTTGAGAGAAGTGGGGCTAAACCTAATGATCTAATAGTAGTTTCAGGAAATTTAGGAGCAGCTTATCTAGGGTTGCAAATATTAGAAAGAGAAAAAATTATTTTTCAAGAGAACCCAAGTATACAGCCCGAATTAGAGGGATATGAATACATAATAGAAAGACAATTAAAACCCGAAGCTAAAAGAGATATTTTTAAACTTTTAAAAGAGTTAAATATAAAACCTACATCTATGATAGATATTTCAGATGGTCTCTCTTCCGAAATAATTCATTTGTGTAGACAATCTAATGTGGGCTGTCATCTATTTGAAAATAAAATACCTATAGATACCGCTGTATCATTTACATGTGAAGAATTGAATATGAATAGCACTACTGTAGCTCTAAATGGGGGTGAAGATTACGAATTGCTATTTACTGTTCCCATGGAATGCTATGATAAGATTAAAGTATGTGATGAATTATCTATCATAGGGCATATTACAGAAGAGAAGGAAATGAAGCTTTTAACACTTTCTGATTCCATTGTAGATTTAACTGCCCAAGGGTGGAATGCTCTTTTAAAAAGAGAGAATAAATAG
- a CDS encoding nicotinate-nucleotide adenylyltransferase → MERVLTSKQKSLEINLNDKIYGTFAEIGAGQETVRNFFRAGGASGTIAKAMSAYDKQFSDTIYGREKDNRYVTESRLKNMLKYEVGLIEERLSRTIHPDKCFFAYANTVATIDFSTRFKGHGWVGIQFQLDPSEGYNEVVLHIRFKEMDAKFQQETLGVLGVNLIYGCFYINDPVKMLLSLYDNMEGERMEIDMINFSGCRFENVDNRLMSLQLLKNKMTDAVIFGPDGNNILPAQLLYKKNILTMRGSFRPVTKVNMDMLETSYKAFCEAREVDRDNVQILFEITLSNLTSSDKNIDERDFLDRANILCSLGYTVLISDFSEYYKLVDYFSTITKARLGLIMGINNLLHIFNDVYYKELSGGILEAFGKLFARDLKIYLYPLQREDGVTINSTNLRVHPRLKELYKHFKFTKHITDIKNANKDISHINSSKILSMISNNEKGWEDMVPKKVHDIITKLKLFGYKNG, encoded by the coding sequence ATGGAAAGAGTCTTGACCTCAAAACAAAAATCCTTAGAAATAAACCTAAACGATAAGATATATGGGACCTTTGCTGAGATAGGTGCTGGTCAGGAGACTGTGAGAAATTTCTTTAGAGCGGGTGGTGCATCGGGAACTATAGCCAAAGCTATGTCTGCTTATGATAAGCAGTTTAGTGACACCATATACGGACGAGAAAAGGATAATAGATATGTCACAGAATCTCGTCTAAAGAATATGTTGAAATATGAAGTTGGTTTAATAGAAGAGAGATTAAGTAGAACAATTCATCCAGATAAATGTTTTTTCGCATATGCGAATACTGTGGCGACTATTGACTTTAGCACTAGGTTTAAAGGTCATGGCTGGGTCGGAATCCAGTTTCAATTAGATCCATCTGAAGGCTATAATGAAGTTGTATTACACATACGTTTCAAAGAGATGGACGCTAAATTTCAACAAGAGACACTAGGTGTTTTAGGTGTAAATCTGATTTATGGCTGTTTTTATATCAATGATCCTGTAAAAATGTTACTCTCTCTATACGATAATATGGAGGGTGAACGCATGGAGATAGATATGATCAATTTCTCTGGATGCAGATTCGAGAATGTAGACAATCGTTTGATGAGTTTGCAGCTGTTGAAAAACAAAATGACTGATGCTGTAATATTTGGTCCCGATGGAAATAACATATTGCCTGCACAATTGTTGTATAAAAAAAACATTCTCACAATGAGAGGGAGTTTTAGACCTGTTACAAAGGTGAATATGGATATGTTAGAAACTTCTTATAAAGCTTTTTGTGAAGCTAGAGAAGTCGATAGAGATAACGTTCAGATACTCTTTGAAATAACCCTGTCTAACTTAACTTCAAGTGATAAAAATATAGATGAAAGAGATTTTTTAGACAGAGCTAATATTCTCTGTTCTTTGGGTTATACAGTGTTGATTTCCGATTTTTCGGAATACTATAAATTGGTAGACTATTTCTCTACAATCACTAAAGCTAGATTAGGGCTGATAATGGGAATAAATAATCTATTGCACATATTTAACGATGTGTATTATAAAGAGTTAAGTGGAGGAATACTAGAAGCTTTTGGAAAATTATTTGCCAGAGATTTAAAAATATATCTCTATCCATTACAAAGGGAAGATGGGGTTACCATAAATAGTACAAATTTAAGGGTCCATCCTAGGTTAAAAGAGCTGTATAAGCACTTCAAGTTTACCAAACATATCACAGATATAAAAAATGCCAATAAAGACATCTCTCATATAAATTCTTCCAAAATATTGAGTATGATTTCAAATAACGAAAAAGGATGGGAAGATATGGTGCCGAAAAAAGTACACGATATTATAACAAAATTGAAACTTTTTGGATATAAAAATGGTTAA
- a CDS encoding FKBP-type peptidyl-prolyl cis-trans isomerase, with the protein MAVLIFSCDKKESQWSLEEQEAYDKEVIVNFLKQHTRIDGNIKKITNSDTNAVPFIKGAKLLETGVYYLVENVGAGSNPSDGDTILMTYKVIRPDLSFVSDTRDSGYKKKIILGSRDNIEGLNDAMSFFKGGIKESKQGRTVYNNVGKGILFIPATSINQQFRGKNGVLIYDLELDYVEKKKK; encoded by the coding sequence ATGGCGGTTCTAATTTTTTCTTGTGACAAAAAAGAATCTCAATGGAGTTTGGAAGAACAAGAAGCTTACGATAAGGAGGTAATAGTTAATTTTTTAAAACAACACACTCGTATAGACGGAAACATAAAAAAGATAACTAACAGCGACACGAATGCGGTACCTTTTATAAAAGGAGCTAAACTCTTAGAAACAGGAGTGTATTACTTAGTGGAGAACGTAGGAGCAGGCTCTAATCCAAGTGATGGAGATACTATTTTAATGACTTACAAGGTTATAAGACCTGATCTATCTTTTGTAAGTGACACAAGAGATAGTGGCTATAAGAAAAAAATAATATTGGGATCTCGAGATAATATAGAAGGGCTCAATGATGCCATGTCTTTCTTCAAGGGAGGAATAAAAGAGTCAAAACAAGGTAGAACTGTATATAATAATGTTGGAAAGGGTATATTATTTATCCCAGCTACAAGTATTAATCAACAATTCAGAGGTAAAAATGGAGTTTTGATATATGATCTAGAATTAGATTATGTAGAGAAAAAAAAGAAATAA